AAGAGGCGGCGAGCCGCTGCAGCGCGGCCAGCGTGTCCGGGACGAAGACGGCCGGCTTCCCCGCCAGCTCGCCAGGGAGCTCCCGGTCCGTCTGCCAAAGCAGCGCGGCAGCGCCTTTCGCCAGCGCGTCCGCGGCAAAATCGTGCCCGTCGAACCGCTCTCCCGCAAGCGGGACATAAAGCTGGCCGGGTTTTATATGCCGCGTATCTTTCGATATCCCGGCAACGGTTAATGCGGCATGGCCGCTGTCGTTTAACGTTCCGCCGCACATGGCGGCAATGGCGCCAAGCGTTCTTTTGATCACGTCGACAAACTCCTTATCGCGGCTTTGGCTACCTCGCGGTCGTCGAAGTCGTGCGTTACGCCGCCGATCAATTGATAGGTTTCATGCCCTTTGCCCGCTATCAATACTACATCGTCGGGGCCGGCCATTTCAACCGCTTTTTGAATGGCCTCGCGGCGGTCGACAAGCAGCTCGTACCGCTCCTCGGGCACGCTGTCCGCCTTCAGCCCGGCTTCGATATCCAGCAAAATCTTCCCCGGATCCTCCGTCCGCGGATTGTCCGATGTGACGATGATCCGGTCCGCGTAGCGGGCGGCGATTTGACCCATGATCGGACGCTTCGTCCGGTCACGGTCGCCGCCGCAGCCGAACACGCATATGACCCGGCCCGCGGCAAATTCCTTCACCGCGCGCAGCACGTTTTCGAGCCCGTCCGGCGTATGGGCATAATCGACGATGACGGCGAACGGCTGTCCGGCATCGACCGATTCCACTCTGCCCGGTACGCCGGGAACCGCTTCAAGGCTGCGCTTCGCGCTCTCCAGCGGGATTCCTTCGATAAGCGCGGCGCATAGAGCGGCAAGCGCATTGTAAACGTTGAACTTCCCGGCCATGCGCAGCGTAATGTCCGCGGAGCCCCGAAACGAATCGAGCCGGAACGAGGTTCCGCGCGCCGTGATGCGAATATTAGACGCCCTGACGTCCGCCGGAGCGTCCACGCCGTAAGTGATGATTTCCGCCGCGGTCAGCTGCGCCATCCGTTCCGATGCGGGATCGTCGGCGTTCATCACCGCATACGACCGTTCCTCCGCCGTCTCGGCATACTCGTTGCCCAGCCGCGAGAAAAGGAGCCCTTTGGCGTCCGCGTAACGCTCCATCGTCCCGTGGTAATCGAGATGGTCCTGGGTGAGGTTGGTGAAAATGGCCGACCGGTACCGGCAGCCCTTCGCCCGGCCCTGCTCCAGCGCATGGGAGGAAACTTCCATTGCGCAGTATTCCGTGCCGGCATCCGCCATCGCCGCCAGACTCCGCTGCAGCTCGAGCGCCTCCGGCGTCGTGCCCGACATCGGGAACGAGCGTCCGCCGTACCGCATTTCGACCGTTCCGATCACGCCGGCCGCCTTGCCGGCATCGGCCAGAATGCGTTCGATCAGATAGGTGGTCGTCGTTTTGCCGTTCGTGCCCGTCACGCCGATCAGCTTCATCTTCCGGCTCGGATGGCCGAAGAAATGATCGGACAGCACCGCCATCGCCAGCCGGCTGCTCTTTACGATCAGCTGCGGAGCGTCCACCGGCAGCGGACGCTCCGCCACGAAAGCCGCCGCGCCGCGCTGCGCCGCCTGCGGTGCGAAATCATGCCCGTCCTGCGTATACCCGGGCAGGCAGATAAACAAATCGCCCGGCTCCACCCTGCGCGAATCGGTCTGAATGCCGGCGATTTCCGCATCGCCGCCTTCCAGCCTTGCGGTAATGAGAAGCGATGCCAATTGGGTGAGTCGCATGCCAAAGTCCTCCCTCAGTGTCTATCGCGTAAACGCTGCTATTATTCAGTATCGTCAATTCGAAGAGTCTTCATCAGGGTCCTTGGCCAAATAGATGCGGACCGTCGAGCCCTGCTCCACCCGGGTGCCGGCTGCCGGCGCCTGACGGATGACCGTGTCGCCGCTCCCCGCCGAGGACAGATTAAGCGTCATGTTCATATCTTCATAAATATCCGAAACCGTCTTGCCGACCAGGTTCGGAACGGTGACGATTTTCGGCGCGAGATCGCCGTATTTATACTGCCGCTCGATCTGGTTTTGGCGCGGCTGCACGCCCATATACGGAAGCGCGTCCGCCAAAATGTTGTGCACGATCGGCGCCGCGACAACGCCGCCG
This genomic window from Paenibacillus humicola contains:
- a CDS encoding UDP-N-acetylmuramoyl-L-alanyl-D-glutamate--2,6-diaminopimelate ligase; translated protein: MRLTQLASLLITARLEGGDAEIAGIQTDSRRVEPGDLFICLPGYTQDGHDFAPQAAQRGAAAFVAERPLPVDAPQLIVKSSRLAMAVLSDHFFGHPSRKMKLIGVTGTNGKTTTTYLIERILADAGKAAGVIGTVEMRYGGRSFPMSGTTPEALELQRSLAAMADAGTEYCAMEVSSHALEQGRAKGCRYRSAIFTNLTQDHLDYHGTMERYADAKGLLFSRLGNEYAETAEERSYAVMNADDPASERMAQLTAAEIITYGVDAPADVRASNIRITARGTSFRLDSFRGSADITLRMAGKFNVYNALAALCAALIEGIPLESAKRSLEAVPGVPGRVESVDAGQPFAVIVDYAHTPDGLENVLRAVKEFAAGRVICVFGCGGDRDRTKRPIMGQIAARYADRIIVTSDNPRTEDPGKILLDIEAGLKADSVPEERYELLVDRREAIQKAVEMAGPDDVVLIAGKGHETYQLIGGVTHDFDDREVAKAAIRSLST